Proteins encoded by one window of Rutidosis leptorrhynchoides isolate AG116_Rl617_1_P2 chromosome 7, CSIRO_AGI_Rlap_v1, whole genome shotgun sequence:
- the LOC139859912 gene encoding uncharacterized protein codes for MFMKIKHGVFKWVTNKGTHVSYSTHQAWEDLKPNYPIIPWHHVIWFPQANPKHAFIMWLVIKERLTTQDKLKQWYPNKSYSCDLCGTIEDSIRHLFFECNYSKQVWKEVKRYLIWRGLPNNVFSIVDLLAKSTQRNKIWGVINRITLAATVYHIWQERNSRIFKGRKRGEMEIANCIIADIQLKLTTFVVKFSSGIQLALMKWSMELDGNRLKIRN; via the coding sequence ATGTTCATGAAGATAAAGCATGGGGTATTCAAATGGGTAACAAACAAAGGCACTCATGTTTCATATTCTACTCATCAAGCATGGGAGGATCTCAAACCTAATTACCCAATTATACCATGGCATCATGTAATATGGTTTCCACAAGCCAATCCTAAGCATGCTTTCATAATGTGGCTTGTTATTAAAGAAAGGCTTACTACACAGGATAAGCTTAAACAATGGTACCCAAATAAAAGTTATAGCTGTGATCTTTGtgggacaattgaagattcaataaGGCATTTGTTTTTTGAGTGTAATTACTCAAAACAAGTATGGAAGGAAGTAAAAAGGTACTTGATTTGGAGAGGATTACCCAATAATGTGTTCAGCATTGTTGATTTATTGGCTAAGTCCACTCAGAGGAATAAAATTTGGGGTGTCATTAACAGAATTACTCTTGCTGCTACTGTTTATCACATCTGGCAAGAAAGAAATTCAAGAATTTTTAAAGGAAGGAAAAGAGGGGAAATGGAGATTGCAAATTGTATTATAGCTGATATACAATTGAAATTGACAACCTTCGTGGTGAAGTTTTCGAGTGGTATTCAGCTGGCATTGATGAAATGGAGTATGGAATTGGATGGAAATCGATTAAAGATTAGAAATTGA